One genomic region from Cellulomonas hominis encodes:
- the rpe gene encoding ribulose-phosphate 3-epimerase has product MPALISPSILSADFANLERDLGRIARADYAHVDVMDNHFVPNLTLGLPVVKRIAEVSPVPIDVHLMVEDADRWAVDYARAGAASVTFHAEAAQAAVRLARELRSAGARAGIALRPATPAEPLLDLLTEFDMVLVMTVEPGFGGQSFIEGTLPKVRRLRAAIDEQGADTWIQVDGGVSRDTIATVAAAGADVFVAGSAVYGAADVAGEIDALRALADEAIARR; this is encoded by the coding sequence GTGCCCGCTCTGATCAGCCCCAGCATCCTGTCCGCCGACTTCGCCAACCTCGAGCGCGACCTGGGCCGGATCGCCCGGGCCGACTACGCGCACGTCGACGTCATGGACAACCACTTCGTGCCGAACCTGACCCTCGGGCTGCCGGTGGTGAAGCGGATCGCCGAGGTGTCGCCGGTGCCGATCGACGTGCACCTGATGGTCGAGGACGCCGACCGCTGGGCCGTCGACTACGCCCGCGCGGGGGCCGCCTCGGTGACGTTCCACGCGGAGGCCGCGCAGGCGGCGGTCCGCCTCGCGCGGGAGCTGCGTTCGGCGGGCGCCCGGGCGGGCATCGCGCTGCGGCCGGCCACGCCGGCGGAGCCGCTGCTGGACCTGCTGACCGAGTTCGACATGGTGCTGGTCATGACGGTCGAGCCCGGCTTCGGCGGGCAGTCGTTCATCGAGGGCACGCTGCCGAAGGTGCGCCGGCTGCGGGCCGCGATCGACGAGCAGGGCGCCGACACCTGGATCCAGGTGGACGGCGGCGTCTCCCGGGACACGATCGCGACGGTGGCGGCGGCCGGTGCCGACGTGTTCGTCGCCGGGTCCGCGGTCTACGGGGCGGCGGACGTGGCGGGCGAGATCGACGCGCTGCGCGCGCTGGCGGACGAGGCGATCGCGCGCCGCTGA
- the ribD gene encoding bifunctional diaminohydroxyphosphoribosylaminopyrimidine deaminase/5-amino-6-(5-phosphoribosylamino)uracil reductase RibD has protein sequence MRRALDLARRGPAHGPNPRVGCVLLAPDGAVLGEGWHRGAGTPHAEVAALSDARGRGADVRGATAVVTLEPCDHTGRTGPCSVALLDAGVARVVHAVADPNPLAVGGAARLRAAGVDVTAGVEEDAARALLRPWLRAVGRGRPYVTLKTASTLDGRVAAADGTSRWITSPQARAHAHALRAEVDALVVGTGTALADDPALTARTPDGSLAVHQPLRVVVGTRDLPAGGRLAGPGGEVLHLRTRDPRAVLAALHEREVRHVLVEGGPTLAAAFLRAGVVDEVHAYVAPVLLGAGRPAVADLGVGTIADAVRLHPRAVLPLGPDVLVVADTEEES, from the coding sequence ATGCGGCGTGCCCTGGACCTCGCGCGCCGCGGACCCGCGCACGGCCCGAACCCCCGCGTCGGCTGCGTGCTGCTCGCCCCGGACGGCGCCGTGCTCGGGGAGGGCTGGCACCGCGGCGCGGGCACCCCGCACGCCGAGGTCGCCGCGCTGTCCGACGCCCGGGGGCGTGGCGCGGACGTCCGGGGCGCGACCGCCGTCGTCACGCTGGAGCCCTGCGACCACACGGGGCGCACCGGGCCGTGCTCCGTCGCGCTGCTGGACGCCGGGGTCGCGCGCGTCGTGCACGCCGTCGCCGATCCGAACCCCCTCGCCGTCGGCGGCGCCGCCCGGCTGCGCGCCGCCGGTGTCGACGTCACGGCCGGCGTCGAGGAGGATGCCGCCCGCGCGCTGCTGCGGCCGTGGCTGCGCGCCGTCGGCCGGGGCCGGCCGTACGTCACGCTGAAGACCGCGAGCACCCTGGACGGCCGGGTGGCCGCCGCCGACGGGACGAGCCGGTGGATCACGTCCCCGCAGGCCCGCGCGCACGCGCACGCCCTGCGCGCGGAGGTCGACGCGCTCGTCGTCGGGACGGGAACCGCACTGGCCGACGACCCGGCCCTCACCGCGCGCACGCCGGACGGGTCGCTCGCGGTGCACCAGCCGCTGCGGGTCGTCGTCGGCACCCGGGACCTGCCCGCGGGCGGCCGCCTGGCCGGCCCGGGCGGCGAGGTGCTGCACCTGCGCACCCGCGACCCCCGCGCCGTCCTGGCCGCGCTGCACGAGCGGGAGGTCCGGCACGTGCTGGTGGAGGGCGGCCCGACGCTGGCCGCCGCGTTCCTGCGCGCCGGGGTGGTCGACGAGGTGCACGCCTACGTCGCGCCGGTGCTGCTCGGCGCCGGCCGCCCCGCCGTGGCGGACCTGGGCGTCGGGACGATCGCCGACGCCGTCCGGCTGCACCCCCGCGCGGTGCTGCCGCTGGGCCCCGACGTGCTCGTCGTGGCCGACACCGAGGAGGAGAGCTGA
- a CDS encoding riboflavin synthase: MFTGIVEEVGTVVALDLTPGTDGSPGDARLVVRGPLVVSDAGLGDSIAVSGVCLTVADLPGDGTFAVDVMPESLRRTALGDLGPGAPVNLERAVRADARLGGHVVQGHVDGVGTVRRRTPGPRWDEVEVALDPGLARYVAEKGSVAVAGVSLTVTAVGDDWFGVSLIPTTLAATTLGGAAVGTRVNLEVDVLAKYVERLLATGGVR; encoded by the coding sequence ATGTTCACCGGCATCGTGGAGGAGGTCGGCACCGTCGTGGCGCTCGACCTGACGCCCGGCACGGACGGGTCCCCGGGCGACGCCCGGTTGGTCGTCCGCGGTCCGCTGGTCGTCTCGGACGCGGGGCTCGGCGACTCGATCGCGGTCTCCGGCGTGTGCCTGACCGTGGCCGACCTGCCGGGTGACGGCACGTTCGCCGTCGACGTCATGCCGGAGTCGCTGCGCCGCACGGCCCTGGGCGACCTGGGCCCGGGCGCGCCGGTCAACCTCGAGCGCGCGGTGCGCGCGGACGCCCGGCTCGGCGGCCACGTCGTGCAGGGGCACGTGGACGGGGTCGGCACGGTGCGCCGGCGGACGCCCGGGCCGCGCTGGGACGAGGTGGAGGTCGCGCTGGACCCGGGGCTCGCCCGGTACGTGGCCGAGAAGGGCTCGGTCGCGGTCGCGGGGGTGTCGCTGACGGTGACCGCGGTCGGGGACGACTGGTTCGGCGTCTCGCTGATCCCCACGACGCTGGCGGCCACCACGCTGGGCGGCGCGGCGGTCGGCACCCGGGTGAACCTCGAGGTCGACGTCCTGGCGAAGTACGTGGAGCGGCTGCTCGCGACGGGAGGGGTCCGATGA
- the ribB gene encoding 3,4-dihydroxy-2-butanone-4-phosphate synthase: protein MTDDIVLGTVEQALAELRAGRPVLVADSPDRENEADVILAADRATPDWVAWTIRHSSGYLCAPMTGARADALDLPLMVPHSQDPRRTAYTVTVDAAHGVGTGISAADRTRTLHVLADPASGVEDLIRPGHVLPLRAVPGGVLHRAGHTEAAVDLCRLAGLEPVAAIAELVNDDGTMMRLPQTAALAREHGLVVLTISDLIAWRTAQGDLPAEPAPDATPPADTVRRVHRAHSAHLPTKHGDFTVHAYRDQRTGADHLALVAAGGLAEQPVVRVHSECLTGDAFGSARCDCGAQLDTALQLAAAHGGAVVYLRGHEGRGIGLLAKIGAYALQDQGRDTVEANIDLGWPADRREYGAAAAILEDLGARRITLLTNNPAKVAGLSAHGIEVAEVRGIEVGRTPHNEAYLRTKARAMGHLLPGLMNKEDAR, encoded by the coding sequence ATGACCGACGACATCGTGCTGGGCACGGTCGAGCAGGCGCTGGCGGAGCTGCGCGCGGGGCGGCCCGTCCTCGTCGCCGACTCCCCGGACCGGGAGAACGAGGCGGACGTCATCCTCGCCGCGGACCGCGCGACCCCGGACTGGGTGGCGTGGACCATCCGGCACTCGTCCGGCTACCTGTGCGCGCCGATGACGGGCGCGCGCGCCGACGCCCTGGACCTGCCGCTGATGGTGCCGCACAGCCAGGACCCGCGGCGCACCGCCTACACGGTGACGGTGGACGCGGCGCACGGGGTCGGCACCGGCATCTCCGCGGCTGACCGCACCCGGACGCTGCACGTCCTCGCCGACCCCGCGTCGGGCGTCGAGGACCTCATCCGCCCCGGCCACGTGCTGCCGCTGCGCGCGGTCCCCGGCGGGGTGCTGCACCGCGCCGGGCACACCGAGGCGGCGGTGGACCTGTGCCGGCTCGCCGGGCTCGAGCCGGTCGCGGCGATCGCCGAGCTGGTGAACGACGACGGCACGATGATGCGGCTGCCGCAGACCGCGGCGCTGGCCCGCGAGCACGGGCTCGTGGTGCTGACGATCTCCGACCTCATCGCGTGGCGGACCGCGCAGGGCGACCTGCCGGCCGAGCCGGCCCCGGATGCGACGCCCCCGGCGGACACGGTCCGCCGCGTGCACCGCGCCCACAGCGCGCACCTGCCGACGAAGCACGGCGACTTCACCGTGCACGCCTACCGGGACCAGCGCACCGGCGCCGACCACCTCGCGCTCGTCGCCGCGGGAGGGCTCGCGGAGCAGCCGGTCGTGCGGGTGCACTCCGAGTGCCTGACCGGCGACGCGTTCGGCTCGGCGCGGTGCGACTGCGGCGCGCAGCTCGACACCGCCCTGCAGCTCGCGGCCGCGCACGGCGGCGCGGTGGTCTACCTGCGCGGGCACGAGGGCCGGGGGATCGGCCTGCTGGCGAAGATCGGCGCGTACGCGCTGCAGGACCAGGGCCGGGACACGGTCGAGGCGAACATCGACCTCGGCTGGCCCGCGGACCGGCGCGAGTACGGGGCCGCCGCGGCGATCCTCGAGGACCTCGGCGCCCGGCGGATCACCCTGCTGACGAACAACCCGGCCAAGGTGGCGGGGCTGTCCGCGCACGGCATCGAGGTCGCCGAGGTGCGCGGCATCGAGGTCGGGCGCACCCCGCACAACGAGGCCTACCTGCGGACGAAGGCCCGGGCCATGGGGCACCTGCTCCCCGGCCTCATGAACAAGGAGGACGCACGATGA
- the ribH gene encoding 6,7-dimethyl-8-ribityllumazine synthase: protein MSGSGAPAISTDGSGLRVAVVAASWHTTVMDGLLAGARRALADVHVTEVREVRVPGTFELPVAAARLARSGAVDAVVALGVVIRGGTPHFDYVCQAATVGLTDVAVSTGVPVGFGVLTCDDEAQALDRAGLPGSHEDKGAEAAEAAVATVVALRDL, encoded by the coding sequence ATGAGCGGCAGCGGCGCACCCGCGATCAGCACGGACGGGAGCGGCCTGCGCGTCGCCGTCGTCGCGGCGAGCTGGCACACCACGGTCATGGACGGGCTGCTGGCCGGGGCCCGCCGGGCGCTGGCCGACGTGCACGTGACGGAGGTCCGCGAGGTGCGGGTGCCCGGCACGTTCGAGCTGCCGGTCGCGGCGGCCCGGCTCGCCCGCAGCGGCGCGGTGGACGCGGTGGTGGCGCTCGGCGTCGTCATCCGCGGCGGCACCCCGCACTTCGACTACGTGTGCCAGGCCGCGACCGTCGGGCTGACCGACGTGGCCGTGAGCACCGGTGTCCCGGTCGGCTTCGGCGTCCTCACGTGCGACGACGAGGCCCAGGCCCTCGACCGAGCCGGCCTGCCGGGCTCGCACGAGGACAAGGGGGCGGAGGCCGCCGAGGCCGCCGTGGCCACCGTCGTGGCGCTGCGCGACCTGTGA
- the pnuC gene encoding nicotinamide riboside transporter PnuC has protein sequence MNVLSWLFDAQLVVAGHAVLWREVVGNLFGLASALGGLRRRVWAWPVGIVGNVLLFTVFLGGVFHTPQDRDLYGQAGRQVFFVAVAVYGWVRWSQARRAARDAGTPDAPAVVPRWAGWSGWVQILLIGVVGTVVCARVFEALGSWGPWADAWIFVGSLLATYGMARGWIEFWLIWIAVDAVGVPLLLSAGYYPSAVLYLVYAGVVVSGFVVWWRARDRAEPQQVTAAAGVSG, from the coding sequence GTGAACGTCCTGTCCTGGCTGTTCGACGCGCAGCTCGTCGTCGCCGGCCACGCGGTGCTGTGGCGGGAGGTCGTCGGCAACCTGTTCGGACTCGCGTCCGCGCTGGGCGGGCTGCGGCGGCGCGTGTGGGCGTGGCCGGTCGGCATCGTCGGCAACGTCCTGCTGTTCACGGTGTTCCTCGGCGGCGTCTTCCACACCCCGCAGGACCGCGACCTGTACGGGCAGGCCGGCCGGCAGGTGTTCTTCGTGGCGGTCGCGGTGTACGGCTGGGTCCGCTGGTCCCAGGCCCGCCGCGCCGCCCGCGACGCGGGCACCCCGGACGCGCCGGCGGTCGTGCCGCGCTGGGCGGGGTGGTCCGGCTGGGTGCAGATCCTGTTGATCGGCGTCGTCGGGACGGTCGTGTGCGCGAGGGTCTTCGAGGCGCTGGGCTCGTGGGGGCCGTGGGCGGACGCGTGGATCTTCGTCGGCTCGCTGCTGGCCACGTACGGCATGGCGCGCGGCTGGATCGAGTTCTGGCTGATCTGGATCGCCGTGGACGCCGTCGGCGTGCCGCTGCTGCTGAGCGCCGGGTATTACCCGTCGGCCGTGCTGTACCTCGTGTACGCCGGCGTCGTGGTGTCCGGGTTCGTCGTCTGGTGGCGCGCCCGGGACCGCGCCGAGCCGCAGCAGGTGACCGCGGCGGCCGGGGTGTCCGGGTGA
- a CDS encoding phosphoribosyl-ATP diphosphatase: MKTFDTLFAELTDKATTRPEGSGTVRELDAGVHAIGKKIVEEAAEVWMAAEHEGDVRTAEEISQLLYHLQVLMVAKGLTLDDVYAHL, encoded by the coding sequence GTGAAGACGTTCGACACGCTGTTCGCGGAGCTCACCGACAAGGCGACCACCCGGCCCGAGGGCTCGGGGACGGTGCGGGAGCTGGACGCGGGGGTCCACGCGATCGGCAAGAAGATCGTCGAGGAGGCGGCCGAGGTCTGGATGGCCGCGGAGCACGAGGGGGACGTCCGCACCGCGGAGGAGATCTCCCAGCTGCTCTACCACCTGCAGGTGCTCATGGTCGCGAAGGGTCTGACCCTCGACGACGTGTACGCCCACCTCTGA
- the hisG gene encoding ATP phosphoribosyltransferase, with protein sequence MLRIAVPNKGSLAEPAAEMLREAGYRQRRDSRELVLPDADNDVEFFFLRPRDIAVYVGTGTVDVGITGRDLLLDSGSPATEHLRLGFARSTFRFATQAGAMNDVREVAGRRVATSYPVLVAEYLRGQGVEPSEVVRLDGAVETAIRLGVADVIADVVETGTTLRAAGLDVFGEPILQSEAVLVRRADGAEPAGLDVLTRRLQGVLTAREYVLMDYDVPLSLVDRAVAVTPGLESPTVSPLHNTDWAAVRVMVRRAETNRVMDALYEVGARAILVTSIHACRL encoded by the coding sequence GTGCTGAGGATCGCCGTCCCCAACAAGGGCTCGCTCGCCGAGCCCGCCGCCGAGATGCTGCGCGAGGCGGGCTACCGCCAGCGCCGCGACTCCCGCGAGCTCGTCCTGCCCGACGCCGACAACGACGTCGAGTTCTTCTTCCTGCGGCCCCGCGACATCGCGGTGTACGTGGGCACCGGCACCGTCGACGTCGGCATCACCGGCCGCGACCTGCTGCTCGACTCCGGCTCGCCCGCGACCGAGCACCTGCGGCTCGGCTTCGCCCGGTCGACCTTCCGGTTCGCGACCCAGGCCGGCGCGATGAACGACGTCCGCGAGGTCGCCGGCCGCCGCGTCGCCACCTCGTACCCGGTGCTGGTCGCGGAGTACCTGCGCGGCCAGGGCGTCGAGCCGTCGGAGGTCGTCCGCCTGGACGGCGCCGTCGAGACCGCGATCCGCCTGGGCGTCGCGGACGTGATCGCCGACGTCGTCGAGACCGGCACCACGCTGCGCGCCGCGGGGCTGGACGTGTTCGGCGAGCCGATCCTGCAGTCCGAGGCCGTGCTGGTGCGCCGGGCGGACGGTGCCGAGCCCGCCGGGCTGGACGTGCTGACCCGCCGCCTGCAGGGCGTGCTGACCGCCCGCGAGTACGTCCTCATGGACTACGACGTGCCGCTGTCCCTGGTGGACCGGGCCGTGGCGGTCACGCCGGGCCTGGAGTCCCCGACGGTCTCGCCGCTGCACAACACCGACTGGGCCGCGGTCCGCGTCATGGTGCGCCGCGCCGAGACGAACCGGGTGATGGACGCGCTGTACGAGGTCGGCGCGCGCGCGATCCTCGTCACGTCGATCCACGCCTGCCGGCTCTGA
- a CDS encoding PH domain-containing protein — MAGGVTGGVPGDERRPALDAVFRPRFARWVTGVLGVVVALATVLLLVLLPGTGLAGYSASDLTGIGLVGLAIVWFCWRQATVRATPTPEGLRVRNLATTRTVPWAQIVWVRFGEGRPWVQLDLDDGDTLAVMGIQRADGELARREARRLATLVAARTRTTRDD, encoded by the coding sequence GTGGCCGGCGGGGTGACCGGCGGGGTGCCCGGCGACGAGCGGCGGCCCGCGCTGGACGCCGTGTTCCGGCCGCGGTTCGCGCGCTGGGTCACGGGCGTGCTCGGCGTGGTCGTCGCGCTCGCCACGGTGCTGCTGCTCGTGCTGCTGCCGGGCACCGGCCTGGCCGGGTACAGCGCGAGCGACCTCACCGGCATCGGGCTGGTGGGGCTCGCGATCGTCTGGTTCTGCTGGCGGCAGGCCACCGTGCGCGCCACCCCGACGCCCGAGGGGCTGCGGGTGCGCAACCTCGCGACCACCCGGACGGTGCCGTGGGCGCAGATCGTGTGGGTGCGGTTCGGGGAGGGCCGGCCGTGGGTGCAGCTCGACCTGGACGACGGCGACACGCTCGCCGTCATGGGCATCCAGCGGGCCGACGGCGAGCTGGCGCGCCGGGAGGCCCGGCGGCTGGCGACCCTCGTGGCGGCGCGGACCCGGACGACCCGGGACGACTGA
- a CDS encoding DUF3866 family protein translates to MITWRAGVVESVGRSWPGAVELTVVVADGVSGPDPVRVKALAYPALVGTPEAGDPVLLNVSALARGLGTGGYALVVAPGTPGRLPADPEPGPGHLVKARYTPLQAMVLGVDDQESPHHEVLRDADDLGGTPVVVADLHSALPAVVAGLRYADARLAAGSDPLRVAYVMTDGGALPAWFSRAVAGLRDAGWIAACLTAGQAFGGDLEAVTVHTALLAARHVVGADVVVVAQGPGNLGTGTRWGFSGVAAGEAVNAAAVLGGRPVASLRVSGADARERHLGVSHHSLTAYGRVALAPADVVVPVFDPAPAPEGDPGEAAGLAVPDPVEHPEAHLAAVGRRVGQQARALATRHRLVDVAAGADLLTALGGSPVRLSTMGRGLAQDPAAFLAAAAAGVHAARLARGAAG, encoded by the coding sequence GTGATCACGTGGCGCGCGGGTGTGGTGGAGTCGGTCGGCCGGTCGTGGCCCGGGGCGGTGGAGCTGACCGTCGTCGTCGCGGACGGCGTCTCCGGCCCCGACCCGGTCAGGGTGAAGGCGCTCGCCTACCCCGCCCTCGTCGGCACCCCCGAGGCCGGCGACCCCGTCCTGCTCAACGTCTCCGCCCTGGCCCGCGGGCTCGGCACCGGCGGCTACGCCCTGGTCGTCGCCCCCGGCACGCCCGGACGCCTGCCCGCCGACCCCGAGCCCGGCCCCGGCCACCTGGTCAAGGCCCGGTACACCCCGTTGCAGGCCATGGTGCTGGGCGTCGACGACCAGGAGTCCCCGCACCACGAGGTGCTGCGCGACGCCGACGACCTGGGCGGGACGCCGGTCGTCGTCGCGGACCTGCACTCCGCGCTGCCGGCCGTCGTCGCGGGGCTGCGGTACGCCGACGCGCGCCTGGCGGCGGGATCGGACCCGCTGCGCGTCGCCTACGTCATGACGGACGGCGGCGCGCTCCCCGCGTGGTTCTCCCGCGCGGTCGCGGGCCTGCGCGACGCGGGCTGGATCGCCGCCTGCCTCACCGCGGGCCAGGCGTTCGGCGGCGATCTCGAGGCCGTCACCGTGCACACCGCGCTGCTCGCCGCGCGGCACGTCGTCGGCGCGGACGTGGTCGTGGTCGCGCAGGGGCCGGGCAACCTCGGCACCGGGACCCGCTGGGGGTTCTCCGGCGTGGCCGCGGGCGAGGCCGTGAACGCCGCCGCGGTGCTCGGCGGGCGGCCCGTGGCGTCGCTGCGGGTGTCCGGCGCGGACGCGCGCGAGCGGCACCTCGGGGTGTCGCACCACTCGCTGACCGCCTACGGGCGGGTCGCGCTCGCCCCGGCGGACGTGGTGGTCCCGGTGTTCGACCCGGCCCCCGCCCCGGAGGGCGACCCGGGCGAGGCGGCGGGCCTCGCGGTGCCCGACCCGGTGGAGCACCCCGAGGCGCACCTCGCGGCGGTCGGGCGGCGGGTCGGCCAGCAGGCGCGGGCCCTGGCCACGCGGCACCGCCTCGTGGACGTCGCGGCGGGCGCGGACCTGCTCACCGCGCTCGGCGGCTCGCCGGTCCGGCTGTCCACGATGGGCCGAGGCCTGGCGCAGGACCCCGCGGCGTTCCTCGCGGCCGCGGCCGCCGGCGTGCACGCGGCCCGGCTGGCGCGCGGCGCGGCGGGCTGA
- a CDS encoding helix-turn-helix transcriptional regulator has product MPEQIQPAERLLNLVIALVHTPGRMTKEQIRRSVAGYGEAASDDAFERMFERDKDTLRELGIPVTTVTSAGHGDDIGYRVDQDAYALPPLELTPAELGALSLAAEFWQDRSVRADTSRALTKLRAVGAGAGATDLAAGLAPRVRAGGDAFRPLLDAVQARQRVRFTYRAANTGEVRERLVEPWRLVARRGGWFLVGRDVDRAAPRSFRLSRIEGRVRAVGDERAFDAPTPEETAGALRSWDARTERTALLALRPERAEAIRARGEATTLPDDADPALRAVVADRDLVRVPFRAAWELAEEVAGYGEAVLVADPPELRAAVLRLLRAAERLGGPEGGAARG; this is encoded by the coding sequence ATGCCCGAACAGATCCAGCCCGCCGAGCGGCTGCTCAACCTCGTCATCGCCCTGGTGCACACGCCGGGTCGGATGACGAAGGAGCAGATCCGCCGCTCCGTCGCGGGCTACGGGGAGGCGGCGTCCGACGACGCCTTCGAGCGGATGTTCGAGCGCGACAAGGACACGCTGCGGGAGCTGGGCATCCCGGTGACCACGGTGACGTCCGCGGGGCACGGCGACGACATCGGCTACCGCGTCGACCAGGACGCGTACGCTCTGCCGCCGCTCGAGCTGACCCCCGCCGAGCTCGGCGCGCTGTCCTTGGCGGCGGAGTTCTGGCAGGACCGCTCGGTGCGCGCGGACACCTCGCGCGCGCTGACGAAGCTGCGCGCGGTGGGCGCGGGCGCGGGGGCGACGGACCTGGCCGCCGGGCTGGCGCCACGGGTGCGGGCCGGCGGCGACGCGTTCCGGCCGCTGCTCGACGCCGTGCAGGCGCGGCAGCGGGTGCGGTTCACCTACCGGGCCGCGAACACCGGCGAGGTGCGCGAGCGCCTGGTCGAGCCGTGGCGGCTCGTCGCGCGGCGCGGCGGCTGGTTCCTGGTCGGGCGGGACGTGGACCGGGCGGCGCCGCGGTCGTTCCGGCTGAGCCGGATCGAGGGCCGGGTCAGGGCGGTCGGGGACGAGCGGGCGTTCGACGCGCCGACGCCGGAGGAGACGGCCGGTGCCCTGCGCTCGTGGGACGCCCGGACCGAGCGCACCGCCCTGCTCGCGCTGCGCCCCGAGCGGGCCGAGGCGATCCGCGCGCGCGGCGAGGCCACGACGCTGCCCGACGACGCCGACCCCGCCCTGCGCGCGGTCGTGGCGGACCGGGACCTGGTGCGCGTGCCGTTCCGGGCCGCGTGGGAGCTGGCCGAGGAGGTCGCCGGCTACGGGGAGGCGGTCCTCGTGGCCGACCCGCCGGAGCTCCGGGCGGCCGTGCTGCGCCTGCTGCGGGCCGCGGAGCGGCTCGGCGGGCCCGAGGGAGGTGCCGCGCGTGGCTGA
- a CDS encoding helix-turn-helix transcriptional regulator encodes MAERASERLLRLLGMIGYLDRNDGVSVDQLAEHFGVSSSQVMADVDTLWMSGTPGYYPHDLIDFDADSYDRGEIRLTEARGMTRPLRLGTREAVTLLAALSTMVADLGPTLDAEHLAVLRSTLGKLTAATGEAANAVDVRLAVDGRPDVVAAIRTALASGRRLRIRYVNASDVTSDRDVDPLRLMTSDERSYLQAWCLRAGDERLFRLDRVLAAEVLDVPAEPHPGAGRGATAEFRPDPAGDVVTLHLRSTGRWVAETVPVEEVRNLPDGTFEVDVRIAQPAFLRNLLLQAAEDLLGVQPPEVGRDVAARARDALAAYGPLAGPAGADGIG; translated from the coding sequence GTGGCTGAGCGGGCGAGCGAGCGGCTGCTGCGGCTGCTCGGGATGATCGGCTACCTCGACCGGAACGACGGCGTGTCCGTGGACCAGCTGGCCGAGCACTTCGGGGTGTCGTCGTCGCAGGTGATGGCGGACGTCGACACGCTCTGGATGAGCGGCACCCCCGGGTACTACCCGCACGACCTCATCGACTTCGACGCGGACTCCTACGACCGCGGCGAGATCCGGCTCACCGAAGCGCGGGGGATGACCCGCCCGCTGCGGCTGGGCACCCGCGAGGCGGTGACGCTGCTGGCGGCGCTGAGCACGATGGTCGCGGACCTCGGCCCGACGCTGGACGCGGAGCACCTGGCGGTGCTGCGCTCGACGCTCGGCAAGCTCACCGCGGCGACCGGCGAGGCGGCGAACGCCGTGGACGTCCGGCTCGCGGTGGACGGGCGGCCCGACGTCGTCGCGGCGATCCGCACGGCGCTGGCGTCCGGCCGCCGGCTCCGCATCCGCTACGTGAACGCGTCCGACGTCACCAGCGACCGGGACGTCGACCCGCTGCGCCTGATGACCAGCGACGAGCGGTCCTACCTGCAGGCCTGGTGCCTGCGCGCGGGGGACGAGCGGCTGTTCCGGCTGGACCGCGTGCTGGCCGCCGAGGTGCTCGACGTGCCGGCCGAGCCCCACCCGGGCGCGGGCCGCGGGGCGACCGCCGAGTTCCGGCCCGACCCGGCGGGGGACGTCGTCACGCTGCACCTGCGCAGCACCGGCCGCTGGGTCGCCGAGACGGTGCCCGTGGAGGAGGTGCGCAACCTGCCGGACGGCACGTTCGAGGTGGACGTCCGGATCGCGCAGCCCGCGTTCCTGCGCAACCTGCTGCTGCAGGCCGCCGAGGACCTGCTCGGTGTGCAGCCGCCGGAGGTCGGCCGGGACGTCGCGGCCCGGGCCCGCGACGCGCTGGCGGCGTACGGCCCCCTGGCCGGGCCGGCCGGCGCGGACGGGATAGGTTGA
- a CDS encoding twin-arginine translocase TatA/TatE family subunit, with amino-acid sequence MGRLFEHPAAILFLILIVLLLFGAKRLPDVAKGVGQSLKIFKREVRDLTEDDDKPAPPAVPTVPPTAAAPPAPAAPATPPAPVAPAPTEQGSTDPRP; translated from the coding sequence ATGGGAAGGCTCTTCGAGCACCCGGCCGCCATCTTGTTCCTCATCCTCATCGTCCTGCTGCTGTTCGGGGCGAAGCGGCTCCCGGACGTCGCCAAGGGCGTGGGTCAGTCCCTGAAGATCTTCAAGCGCGAGGTCCGCGACCTCACCGAGGACGACGACAAGCCGGCGCCGCCCGCCGTGCCGACCGTCCCGCCGACGGCCGCGGCGCCGCCCGCGCCGGCCGCCCCCGCGACGCCCCCGGCTCCGGTGGCGCCCGCCCCCACGGAGCAGGGCTCCACCGACCCGAGGCCCTGA